The DNA segment GGCCAGGAACTCGTAGTCCTCCGCGGTGATCGCCCGATCGCGGATCTTCAGCTGGTCCGGGGCCCGGCGCAGGGTGTCCTCGACCGGCTCTTCGTCGGTGCCCTCCCCGGCTGCAGCCAGGTTGCCGACGCCGGTCAGGCCGGGGAGCCCGCCCCCGCCCGGAGCGGTGCCGAGGACGACCACCTGACCGGCGGCGACATTTCCCGCCGCGCCCTGGGCGACGTAGCGATACCGCGCCCGAATGGGACTGCCCGCCGGCGGCATCGAACCGTGCCCCTTCAGGCTCTGCGGGTCGTGGTCGCCGAAGGAGATCTCGCCGGTCACCGGGTTGGCCAGGAAGACCTTGCCCGCCCCCGGTGGAAGGTCGTCCACCGCACTCCATGCCTCCCACGTCGGAGGCACCCCGCTGCCGACCTCGACGACGAGGTCGGCGTACGGCGCATGCAGGTCAGGCCTGCGGTACAGCGGTCGCTTGGAGAGCTGGAAGGTCTGGAACGGGTCGCCCGTGCTCGTTCCGAGGATCTCCGGCGTGCGCAACGTGAGCGCTGTGCTCGCGCGGGCCGCGTTGAACAGCAGCCGCTCGACGCCGACGTCCACGGCCGCGGCGCCGGTGTTGACGAGCTTCAGGCCGAGCCAGAACCGCGGGTCACTGCGCGGTGACGTCGCCGTCGGCGGAACAGTCACCGTCGTCCACGCGGTCGATGCGGGACCGTTCGGCGCGGGGACGGCGCGTTGTGCGCCCCAGTCCGGCTGCGGGGTGACGACGACGTCGCCGTTGTGGGCCAGTCCTGCGGTGGCGTCAACGAGGGCCGCGTGGGCGTTCGGTCCGACCGCTTGAGTGGGGACAGGCTTCCAGGCCAGTGGTTCCGTGTTGCCGGTCGAGTAGGTCCACGTCACCGTCACGTCGGAAGTGGCCGGCCGCACCAGGCGTATTCCGAGCCGCAGCGCTTCGGTGGGTACGGCGTCGAAGCCGATGCAGAGCTGCGTCGTCTGCCCGGCGGGCAGGCTGAGCAGGCTGGCTCCGGCGGGGGGTCCGACGAGCGTGGCGGTGATGTCCGCGCCCGGCACGAGACCGGTCCCGGCGAAGGGGCCGAGTTGCACCACGGTGTCGAGCCGCTGCGGCACGACGTGCACGTCCTCGTCGGTCTCGAACACCATGGGGGCCTGGCCGGCGGAGGCCGCGGTCGATGCCTGGCTGCCGGCGGCGACGTCCACCGGGCCGGCGCCGCTCACAAAGGTGAGGAAGGTGCGCGCCGGCGTCGGCGGGTCGCGGGTGACCCCGAGCAGGTTGAGGAAGGCGATGTAGTTCTTGTCCGGCACCTGATTGAGCCGGTAGACAATGCCCTCGGCGAGCCAGGCGAACAGCTCCAGCAGGGTGATCCCCAGGTCGCTGGGGTTGTGGTCGGTCCACCCCGGCGCGTAGCGCGGGATCAGGGCTCGCATCTGGTCGACGAGGTCCTGCCAGGTGCGGTCGTCGAGGTCGGGCGGCAGGATCCGGCCCAGTTTCGCGTCGAACGTCATGACGCGGGCTCCAAGTAGAAGGGGTAGACGAGGTTGTGCACGTCCTGCGTGGCGCGAAGCCGGTAGACGATCGAGATGACCAGCACCGGCTCCGTGGCAGAGTTCTCCACGGCCACCTCGAGCACCTCGATCCGCGGTTCCCACCGGGCCAGTCCCTCGGCGACGTAGTAGCGCGCCAGGTTGGCGGTCGAGGAGTTGTTGGGTGCGAAGGACAGCGTGCGCAGATTCGATCCGAAAGTGGGCCGCATCAGTCGCTCGCCGTACTGGGTTCCGAGGATGAGCCGGATCGACTCCTCCACCTTGCGGGGGCCCGACGCCGTGCTCACGGCCGTGGCGTCGAGGCGCAGCGGGTAACTCAGCCCGCGGCCGTAGATCTCATCAGTCATCGCCGCCCCCTCACGACACGTCCACGCCGGTCTGACTCATGGCGATCGTGGTCGCCCCGCCGGCGGCCTGCAGAGTCACGTTGCCGCTGGTGGACGAGATCGAGATGTCGCCCTTGGCGGAGATGGTCAGGGAACTATGCGCGGTCACCGAGACGGCTCCGTTGCTGGAGTTCATCACGATCTCGCTGCCCGCCGAGTCCCGAAGGGTCAGCGACTTCGCCTGGGCGCTGTCGTCGAAGGCGATCGTGTGGCCGCCTTTCGTCTTGATCACCCGCCGGTTGTTGCCGCCGTCGGTGTTGCGTTCGGGCGGCCGCGCCTTCACGTTCCACAGACTGCCGAGGACGTACGGGTCATTGAAGTTCCCGTTTCGGAACGCGACGACCACCTGGTCGCCCTTGTCCGGCAGCGCGTAGAAGCCGCTGTCCGCGCCGGCGGCCGGCTGAACGCACGGCGCCCACTTGGTCACGACGTTGTCGGACAGGTCGGGGAACTGGACCTTGACCCGGCACAGCGGAGCCTCGGGTGGCGTCGCCGCCAGCTCATGGTTGTCGACGACCTCGCCGACGAGGACGCCGTAGAACTTCTGCTCCTGGTGGGGTGACGGCATCTCCACG comes from the Mycobacteriales bacterium genome and includes:
- a CDS encoding putative baseplate assembly protein, with product MTFDAKLGRILPPDLDDRTWQDLVDQMRALIPRYAPGWTDHNPSDLGITLLELFAWLAEGIVYRLNQVPDKNYIAFLNLLGVTRDPPTPARTFLTFVSGAGPVDVAAGSQASTAASAGQAPMVFETDEDVHVVPQRLDTVVQLGPFAGTGLVPGADITATLVGPPAGASLLSLPAGQTTQLCIGFDAVPTEALRLGIRLVRPATSDVTVTWTYSTGNTEPLAWKPVPTQAVGPNAHAALVDATAGLAHNGDVVVTPQPDWGAQRAVPAPNGPASTAWTTVTVPPTATSPRSDPRFWLGLKLVNTGAAAVDVGVERLLFNAARASTALTLRTPEILGTSTGDPFQTFQLSKRPLYRRPDLHAPYADLVVEVGSGVPPTWEAWSAVDDLPPGAGKVFLANPVTGEISFGDHDPQSLKGHGSMPPAGSPIRARYRYVAQGAAGNVAAGQVVVLGTAPGGGGLPGLTGVGNLAAAGEGTDEEPVEDTLRRAPDQLKIRDRAITAEDYEFLAREASNEVVITRCLTPKVAIDGTPWTYAAIIRAPGNVNVVVVPDQGPAVTRPAPTPELLAEVLAYLDQRRDVGAHVQVTGPRYCPIVVSAEIVVWRDEFKDPVHSQTLDRITAFLHPTRGGADGAGWQVGQPVFSSDLFQAIMPASDLGYISSLQIKPGVPPYVGSADPTQARPFWQPNFGASVRLTDYELVCAADPSAHTVTSITQAQ
- a CDS encoding GPW/gp25 family protein, which codes for MTDEIYGRGLSYPLRLDATAVSTASGPRKVEESIRLILGTQYGERLMRPTFGSNLRTLSFAPNNSSTANLARYYVAEGLARWEPRIEVLEVAVENSATEPVLVISIVYRLRATQDVHNLVYPFYLEPAS